The following nucleotide sequence is from Nocardioides daedukensis.
TGACCCAAACACCACTCACCCGTACAGCTTGAAGGATCTGCTCAAACTCGTGAACAAGCGGAGGAGCGGGCGCGATCTTACGACTTACGATCACACGGCCCTGTGTTGGGACGAAAAGTTGAGGGAGAACCCGAAGTACTCGTGGAAGCACAGCAACGCGCCAGCTCCTATGTGGTCGAACGACGCAGCTACGCATCTCGCGGGCCTGACAGATGACTACGTGGACGACGTCAAGGCCCGCTACACGGAAAGTCGAAAGAAGTAGTCGCCGGTGCCCCGGAGCAGGCACAATGCATCGTCGGGTGTTGCCTCACGGCTTTGCTCTGGAAGGGTCGCCCAACCCCGGGGTGGCAACGTGTGCGTCATTCTGGGCGCAAAGGACGCATGACGTTCAGGCTCCCGCGACGTAGGCAGTGAGGAAATGGACGCCGTGACGGTCGAGGTTGCCGCGAGCACGGTCATAGTGCTCGGTTGTGCGGGGGTCCGCGTGGCGGGGCCAGGATCTGGGCGTCGCGTAGCGGGACTCCGGCATCGAGAGCGTTGGTGATGGCGGCGTGGCGCAGTGAGTGCGGGCTGATGTGTCGCGGGATGCCGGCAACCCTTGTGATCCTGGCAACCATGCGATAGGCGTCACGGCGGTCGATCGGACGACCTGTGGTGGGTCGCAGGACGAGTGGCCCACTTGTTCGCTGACCTCGCCATGCCTCCACGACGCGGAGGACAGGGACGGTGAATGGCATGGTGGCGGGCTTGTTCCCTTTGCTGACCAGGTGCAGTACCCGGTGCCCGCGCAGGATCTCGGCGTAATCCTCGATGCGTACTGCGACGGCCTCGGATGCGCGCAGGGTGTTGATGCCGAGGAGAAACGCCAGCGCCCCGTGGTGGACAGTCAGGGTCTGGGCGACCTGGAGGAAGCGGATCAGTTCGAGGCGGTCGAGCCCTTGGGTGCGGGACTCGTCGTGCTGGACCTTGGGAAGGCGCGCGTAGACCGCTGGGTCGGCCGCAATCAGCCCGTCGATGTGTGCGAACCGGAAGAATCCGCGGACCCCGTGCATCATTGTCACGATCGAGGAGTCCATCAGACCGGTGTCGCCGAGCTGATGGATGTACAGCTCGACGTGTGCCCGCTGGATTCCGAGGAGGGGATCCAATCCGTGGTCCTCGCCCCAAGTGAACCAGCGTCCGAGCTGGTAGGCGTACAGCTTGTGCGTGCGTCCCGAGTAGCGAGCGAGGTAGGAGACCGCAGCCTACTGCGCTGTGGTCATCGTGGTGGGCTGGAACGGGAAGACGGTCGACTCGGACATGGAACACTCCGTGCCGCGGCTGGCTTGGCCCAGCCCGCCCACCGCCAACGCACCGAGCACCTGAACTCGCGACGCTAGTCCGGCACCGGACTCAGCGCGTCCGCAGGCGGCGGCAAGACCTTCACACTATTGACGGCGCGCGGCATTGTCGGTGGTTCAGTGCACACTTTCGGTCGTGGACGATCTCTCTGCTCTTATCTCATCAATTACCGCTGTTTTGGCAACGGGCGTGTCTCTGTTTTTGCTGCGCCAGGGGCAGCTCGACCGCCGCGCGCTGCGGCAGGACAAGGACCGCGAGCAGGCCCGACAGATCACGTCGTGGTCGGATTGGCATTCTGATGAGGTCGCCACTTTCGCCAGGCCACGGCTACCGGCGGTGTTCGTGAGCAACTCTTCTGATGCGGCGGTGTACGACGTGTTTGTGGACTTTCGTTCGCCCGTGAGCGGCGACCTGTTCCGGGCATCCATCGGCCCGGTTCCCCCGGGAGAATCGCGCAAGAAGGTGATCGACTATGACGGGTCTTTGGGCGATGGCTGGGAGCCGGCGGCACTGCACGCCAAGGTGAACTTCCGGGACTCAGATGGGAAGCGATGGCTTCGTGATCCGCTCGGACAGCTCCGCCACGACCCGGGTGCTGGTCAGGACGGCTTCTTCGAAGATGGCGGGGTGCTTCTGCCTGACTGAGGTCACCAAACAACGCGAACTCGCGGTGGAATGACGCGCGACTACGGAAGCGCGATGCGATCATGGAGGTATGGCTGAGGTTAAGTTCCCGCCCGCGAGTGCGACCCCGCGGGCGTTCTTCGTCCCGGGTGCCGCTGACTCGGTCATGGCGGAGGATGCTTGGCAGGGGTTGCGCCGGACCGCAGGCTTTGCCTGCACGGACCGACGAGTGCAGCGTCTCCAATACAACAACCGTCGCGGCGTCTTCACGAGCGAGGTTGGATACCTCGAGAACGATGACGAGTACGACTGGGTAACTACTGCGATCTTTGAGCCTGCGGACTCTGCGGCTCCCTGGATGATCTCGATCATGAGGATTTCCAGTGGTCAGCTTGTCTGGCGCGACCCACCCATATTGGTCGGCCGACCCGACGTCCTTGAGGTGACTGACTTCCTCGCGGCAGATTGACGGTTGGTCCCGAGTGTCACAACCCAAGGTGGAGGAACAACTCATGGACCTGACGGGCGCGGCAAAGCCAGAGGATGGTGGAGACATGGGCGCCGAGCCCGCCAGCGAAGTGGAGCCTCAAGGCGCCAGCGACGAAACGACCGAGTGCACGCCCGTCGAGCAATGGGTGCGTAGCATCCTCGGTGCTTTGCTAGATGACCTAGTCATCGCCATGCGCGACCACATCGCTCCTCCTCTGAC
It contains:
- a CDS encoding tyrosine-type recombinase/integrase, whose product is MMHGVRGFFRFAHIDGLIAADPAVYARLPKVQHDESRTQGLDRLELIRFLQVAQTLTVHHGALAFLLGINTLRASEAVAVRIEDYAEILRGHRVLHLVSKGNKPATMPFTVPVLRVVEAWRGQRTSGPLVLRPTTGRPIDRRDAYRMVARITRVAGIPRHISPHSLRHAAITNALDAGVPLRDAQILAPPRGPPHNRAL